CAGCCTTCACTCTATAGCGTTCTCGGATTTCGTAAAAGCGGGCCCGTCAAACCTCGACGTGATCGACGGGGCGGGAACGACGCTACCCGAGGCGCTGACGGCCCTGGCATCGTCAGATCGGGTGGTCTAACACAGAGGTGAGGAATGGCCGGCGGTCGGAAATATACCACAATAATGGACTCGACCAACTTTGGGTTCTGCCTCAGCGGCGGGTCGAGAGACTTGCTGCGGGGGGGCCACTGAATATCGTGCGATCAGTCCATTCGCGCGGGGGACGCCGCCAGTACCTTCTCGCGCATGAACTGCACGAACTTGTCGGCTTCCTCGTAATGAGGGACGTGAGCGGAGTTTTCAAAGACCACCAATTCCTTGCGCGGGGCATGGAGGGCCTGGAAATAGGACTCGACGTGCGAGAGTGGAATGTTCCAGTCGTGGCGTCCGGACACGAAGAAGACCGGCATCTTCAGCTCTGGGACCGAGCGGGTCAAGTCGACCTGCATGGCCTCGGGCCACACGGTCTCCATGCTGAACATCAGCCCCTTCATGAAGTTCCACTTCTCCAGGAGCGAGTACTCACCCGACCAGAGCAGGGCATCCAGCATCAACCCCATGTTGTCCCGGCCGTAGAGGATCCCGCCCGACCTGAGGAGCCAGCTCTTCTGCGTACCGACCTTGTCCATTGCCTTGGGCCCCGTGAAGGGCGGAGGCCCGATCTCTTCGAGCTCTCGGATGGCGTCCTTGTTTTCGGTCCGCTTCGCCCAGTCGAGCACCAGATGATACGAGGCGCGCTCGCGCGCGATGCCGTCCGTCCACTGCGAGACGCCGACGTACGCGTGCACGAGCTCCGGATAGCGCTGGGCGAGGAGCGTGCCTGTGATGGTGCCCCAGGAGTTGGCGACCAGATAAACCTTGGGGGTGTTGAAACGCTCCCTCAGCTTCAGGACCAGCTCGTGCGCATCGGCGACGAACTGCTCCTGGGTCATGCTCTCTCGGGGGATCCGGTCGGAATAGGACTTGCCCGCGCCGCGCTGGTCATAGGTCACGACGACGAAGTCGTCCTCCAGGGGCGCGAAGTAGCGCCTGACCGCGCTCATCTCGGCCCCGCCGG
This genomic window from Pantanalinema sp. contains:
- a CDS encoding alpha/beta hydrolase, with amino-acid sequence MKRIVAMLPLLAILSGCAHTSQYRNTAPLPESIASLEETRLGGVKQWVLLRGKDTSKPVMLFIHGGPGGAEMSAVRRYFAPLEDDFVVVTYDQRGAGKSYSDRIPRESMTQEQFVADAHELVLKLRERFNTPKVYLVANSWGTITGTLLAQRYPELVHAYVGVSQWTDGIARERASYHLVLDWAKRTENKDAIRELEEIGPPPFTGPKAMDKVGTQKSWLLRSGGILYGRDNMGLMLDALLWSGEYSLLEKWNFMKGLMFSMETVWPEAMQVDLTRSVPELKMPVFFVSGRHDWNIPLSHVESYFQALHAPRKELVVFENSAHVPHYEEADKFVQFMREKVLAASPARMD